The Flavobacteriales bacterium nucleotide sequence TTCTTCGTACGCTTTTCGGCTTCCGCGATAAACGTTAGTGTCAAAATAACGTCACTTCCTAACCACTCTTATGTATCTTTTTTATACAGTTATTGTCTTTTGCTGTACAAAATTGTTTTTAATCACTTCAATTTCAATATTTTAAAGAAAATTGAAAAAACTATTATTTATCGAGTAAAGTTTTAGAGTTTTAGCCGTTTTTTTGGAGTAGAATCACTAAGTTTTTTATCAAATAAAGCTTTTAGGCATTTGCTTTTTTTGTTCATTGCCACCTGCGAGTTTTTGTATTCCATTATTTTGCATATTTCGGTCATAGAATATCCGAGCGACCAAAGCCTGAGAATTTTCACACATGTTTCGGGGAGTTGGTTGGATATTTTTTCCCATTTTTTTGCAAAATCATCAGCCTTTTCAAAATAATCGACAATATCAACATAGACGTTGTATTCTTTTTGGCTCAAATCATCAATAAAAACTTCAATACAATTTTTTATGGGTTTACATTTATTTAACCAAAGAATTTTACATATCCCAACGTAGTAGGTATTTAAGGAACATCGATACTGAAATTTTGCATTTTTTAAATTGTGAATTAATGTAATTATTCCATCATTCATAATCGTATTTAAGTCCACATTCGACCCCCCATACTTGCTAACGAACGACCAAATTACATTTTGATTGGCAGCCAACATGTGCCTAATAGTAATTGATTTTAACTTTTCATCACTGCTCAATAGAGCATTGACATCAACAGTAGCATTTTTCATATAAGTAATAACGGGGGTAAATTTAACATCCCCATTATGTATTATCCAAATCTTTGGTATGGAACATTTTGATTTTGACACTCGAAATCGGCAAACGATTGAGCGGCAATAATTTGCGGTTTAAATTTACATAACTATTTGATTAATAAATGATTAATTTTAAAATAAAAAGAAACAAAGAATAAAAAAACAAGTGGTTTTTAATATTATTTAGAATAATTCAAAAATGGTTTCCGGTGTTCTTATTTGTTCAACCGATTCCAAAGCAAATCCTTTAAAGTTTGAATATTAAACCCAGAAACAGAGGATATAAAAATCGCTTCAACGTCTTTGGGAAGCTGATTTTTCATTTCTTTCATCAGCTCCTCATCAAGCATGTCACTTTTGCTAATGGCCAAAATTCGGTCTTTGTAGAGCATTTCTTCGTTGTATTTTTCTAACTCAGAGAGCAAAATTTTGTACTCTTTGGCAATATCCTCCGAGTCTGCCGGAATTAAAAACAGCAAAATCGAATTACGCTCAATATGTCTCAAAAAACGATGTCCCAAACCCTTCCCCTCACTCGCTCCTTCAATAATACCCGGAATATCGGCCATTACAAACGATTTAAAATCTCGGTATTGAACCATTCCCAAGTTGGGTACAAGCGTGGTAAAAGGATAATTGGCAATTTCGGGTTTTGCTGCAGAAACCACCGACAGCAGGGTGCTTTTTCCGGCATTTGGAAAACCAACAAGACCCACATCGGCCAATACTTTCAATTCTAAAATTTTCCACTCCTCTCTACCCTCCTCTCCTGGTTGGGCAAATCGGGGTGTTTGGTTTGTGGCCGATTTAAAATTCCAGTTTCCAAGTCCGCCCCGCCCACCAGGTGTAAGCACCTGTGTTTGTCCATCTTCGGTTATTTCAAACTGTATTTCGCCGGTTTCGGCATCTTTGGCCACCGTGCCAAGCGGCACTTCCAATATTTGGTCGGCTCCTTTTCTTCCGGTTTTTCGCCCGCCCAGCCCATTTACTCCGTTTTCGCAGATTACATGTTTTTTATATTTTAAGTGAAGCAACGTCCACAATTGGGCATTACCTTTTAAAATTACGGAGCCGCCGGCACCTCCATCTCCCCCATCTGGCCCGCCTTTGCTATTCAGCTTATCACGAAAAAGCGACCAACTGCCAGCCCCGCCCTTGCCTGAGCGGCAACAAATTTTAACGTAATCAATAAAGTTGGGATTTGACAAAATATTTTTTTTAAGAATTCAATTTGGCATCAATTGCCTCGCACAAACGGCCAAATATTTCATCTATTTCACCCATGCCAAACACCCGATTCGCTTTATTTTGTTTTTCATAAAACGCCAAAAGGGGTTCGGTTTTGTCGTTATACTCCTTAAATCTGTTTCTGATTATGGTTTCATCCTGATCATCCACTCTTCCCGACGATTTGCCTCGTTCGAGCAATCGTTTAACCAATTCATCTTCATCCACTTCCAAGGCCAACACCACATTTATTTGAGTGCCAAATTTGGTTAAAATTTCATCCAATGCTTCTCCCTGAGATAAAGTTCGTGGGAAACCATCGAAAATGAAACCTTTGGCTTCGTGCGATTTAACAAAATCTTCAACCATGGCTATTGTAACGCTGTCGGGTACCAATTCGCCTTTATCCATATACGACTTTGCCAAAACGCCAAGCTCTGTTTCGCCTTTAATATTTGCTCTAAAAACATCGCCAGTGCTTAAATGAGTCAACCCATATTTTTCAATTAACATGGCACTTTGCGTGCCTTTTCCGGCTCCCGGAGGACCAAAAATGATTAAGTTAAACATCTGTTTTTTTCTATTTTATGGCGACAAATGTAGCAATATTGATTTTTTAAGCAGAGTGTAAATGTTTACAACTTAGCTTGCTCAGAAGTTTAGATATTTGGCGAAAGCCCGAACATTGATTTCCTTTGCACAAAAATTGACAAATCCGTGCTTCAAGCAGTTGTAAAAAAAGGAAAAGTATTGGCCGAAAACGTTCCTACTCCGAATGTTTCAGAAGGAAGCGTTTTGATAAAAGTAGTGAATAGTTGTATCAGTGCCGGCACCGAAATGAGCAATGTTTCAGAAACCGGCAAGTCTCTGATTAAAAGAGCCTTAGAGCAGCCAGCAGAGGTGAAAAATGCTCTAAATTTTGCCAAAGAAAATGGCATTATGAAAATGATTGCCCGAATAAAAGGTACGCTTGAAGGTGGCAAACCAACCGGATATTCTATTTCTGGAATTGTGATTGGTGTTGGCAAAAACGTAAAAGATTTTTCAGTTGGAGACCATGTTACTGCAGCAGGAGCTGGCATAGCCAATCATGCCGAATTTGTGGATGTACCAGTCAATTTGGTTATGAAAATGCCACAAGGCATGGATTTTAAAACCGCTTCTACGGTTACGCTTGGTGGCATTGCCATGCAAGGCGTGCGAAGAGCAGAACTGACCTTGGGCGAAATTTGTGTAGTGCAAGGAGCAGGAATTTTAGGCTTATTGGCTCAGCAAATGTTGCAAGCCAGTGGCGTAAGAACCCTTGTTGTTGATTTGGACAATCATAGACTTGAAATTGCAAAACAGTTGGGAGCAGAGGCGGTGCTAAACCCGAATATCGAAGATATTGTTAAAAAAGTAGAGGCCATCAGCAACGGTCATGGTGCTGATGCCGTTATTTTTACAGCCGCCACATCGAGTAGCGAGCCGCTTTCTACCGCATTTAAAATGTGTAAACGAAAAGGCAGAGTTGTGTTGGTAGGTGTTTCCGGCATGGAAATAAATCGTGGTGACATTTACAAAAAAGAACTCGACTTTTTAATATCAACCAGCTACGGCCCCGGAAGATATGACGACAACTACGAGCAAAAAGGATTGGATTATCCATATTCTTATGTTCGTTGGACAGAAAACCGCAATATGACGGAGTATTTGCGACTAGTGCATACAGGGGCTATTAATTTAGAGCCCTTGCTAAATGCCACCTACCCAATTGAAAAAGTGGAGGAAGCATTTGATGTTTTGAAAAATGGCGAATATCCAAAGCCAATTATTTCCATTTTAGATTATGGGGTTGATATTAATCTAACATCAATTGAGACAAACGAGCATAAAATTGTTTTAAATCAAACCCCATTAAACAAAAACATTATTAATGTGGCCATGGTTGGAGTAGGCAGTTTTGCTACAGGAATGCACCTGCCAAACCTTCAAAAGCTGTCGGATAAATTCAAAATCAAAGCCATTGTAAACCGTACCGGACAAAAAGGGAAAGCCGTTGCACAACAATATTCTGCCGACTATGCCACAACAGAAATCAATGAAGTTTTAGCGGACAACGACATTGATTTGGTAATGATTACTACCCGTCACGACAATCACGGAACATTGGTTTTGCAATGTCTTGAGGCTGGAAAAAATGTTTTTGTTGAAAAACCGCTATGCACCACCCGCGAAGAATTGGAAGCCATATCAAATTTTTATAAAGATAGGGAAAACGCCCCAATGCTGATGGTGGGTTTCAACAGAAGATTTAGCCCATACGCCGAAGAAATAAGAAAACATACTTCCACCCGAACAAACCCGTTGATGATTCAATATAGAATGAACGCTGGATATATCCCGCTCGACCATTGGACACACGAACACGGAGGAAGGATTGTTGGGGAGGCGTGTCATATCATTGATTTGATGACTTCATTTACAGGAAGTAAAATAACGAGCATCAGCACAGAACATTTAACACCAAAAACCGATAAAATGAGCAAACACGACAATCGTTCAATCGTATTAAAATACGAAGACGGTTCGGTATGTACGGTTCAATATTTTGCCGTTGGAAGCAAAAAACTTTCAAAAGAATTCATGGAAGTCCATTTTGATGAAAAATCAATCATAATGGATGATTACAAATTCCTCACTGGCTATGGTTTAAAGCTCAAAGAAATAAGCTCCAACATAAGCAAAAAGGGTCAGTTTGAAGAGCTTTCAGCATTATACAATTGCCTAAAAAAAGGTGGCGAGTGGCCCATACCACTATGGGACATGTTGCAAACAACGGGTGCAAGTTTTGAGGTGGAGGAGGTTTAATGAAGTTCATTGGGTATGACCTTGGAGCTACGCTCAAACTACCATTCGTAAAAAATGTTATCCACACTTTGGCAAGCAAATGGATTACAATACTGATTGGATTGGTCCCTGTAATGCTTGTCACGAGAGCCTTAGGCCCTGAGGGAAAAGGCAAGTACGCCTTAATAATTCAAACTATAGGTGTATTGATGCAATTGAGTAACCTAGGCCTTCATTCCTCAAATACCTATCAAGTTAGTAAAAATAGAAACCTACTTCCAAAACTTTATACAAACTCCATCGCTTGGATAATTTCTACTTCAGGTCTTGCATTTGCATTATTTGCGTTTGCAAACTATTTATACCCCACCAAAGTTTCCATGTTTCAAGGTGGTTTTGTTTATATTGCCATTGGTACATTAGCATACTTTACGAGTATCGTTGGCCAAAACTTGAACATTGCTATTGATAACATACGGAAAGTTAATATTCTGAACATTGTCGCAAAAGCGATAACTCTTGTATTAATAGTTGTACTTTATTATGAGAAAAATTTAACTCTTTTTTATGCAATTCGTATTGCAATTTTGGAATTTACTATACTCGGAATCGCGAACTTCGTCATAGCCCGTAGGAGCTTTGAAAAAATGGTCTACAAAATTGATTTCAATGTTTTAAAGCCTACTTTTACTTATGGATTAAGAATTTATGCAATAGGTTTGTTAGGATATATGGTAATACGGAGTGATGTTTACCTTATTAAATACTATCTCGGAGATGGAGCCGTTGGTTATTATTCGTCAGCCGTTCAGATTATTGATCAAATTTCGATTTTTGCGGTGGTAATTTCAAGTCTATTAATGCCAAAATTGACATCAGAAATGGATCCCACTGAGAGATATCGTCTCAACAAAAGAAGCTTTAACCATCTACTTTTAATAATGTTATTAGGCTGTGCTACTGCCTTTATATTATCCGAACACATAATTCTTATTTTGTTTGGTAAGGAATTTTTGGCGGCAGTGGCAAGTTTCAGGGTATTGTTATTAGCAATTTTCTTTTTGTCCTTAACTACGTCAATGTCACAATACCTAGCTTCCATTGGATTACCTTCAAGACTAATTTTTTGTTGGATTATTGTTTTCTTTGTTAACATAACCTTCAACAAATTCTTCATACCAGAGTATGGAGAAATTGGAGCGGCTTATTCCTCCCTGATTTCATACTTCATCATATTTATTTGTGTTATTCAAATGGTTTATAGACATGGCAAAAAGATACCCAAACAAAATTGACTATATAGAATTTGTTGAGATATACACCAATCGTGTTAATCAAGTTTATCAATTCTGGACTGATGAAATGCAACAAAAGATTGCAAGACATAATGTAGATTGGAATATTCCCTATAATTTTAAAAGGTATCTTGATAAATCCGCAAAAAGATTCTATAATGCATATCTTGAAATACCCGATGGGGCGAAAACATGTTTGGATATTGGCGGATTTTGGGGTGTATATTCTTTAACTTTAAAAGATTTAGGCTACACATCTGTTATGACCGAAGCAAAAAAGTATTATGATGACAGCTTCAATCCATTATTCATGTTTATTGAATCCCAAGGAGTAAAAATCATCGACATTGATCCTTTCCAAGAACAACTAGAAAGTGTGTTTTATGATTACATTAGTATAATGGCGGTCTTGGAACACATTTCATATTCCTTAAAACCTTTTTTGCATAATGTCCGGCAAACTCTCACATCAAATGGCGTTATTTACATTGACGTCCCTAACATTCTTTATTACTTTAAACGACGAGACGTGATTTTAGGTAAATCGCCTTTGCCAAATATTAAGTCAATTTATGAATCAGAAATACCTTTCATTGGTCATCATCATGAATATACTCTTGAAGAGCTATTATACCTGGGACAGATTGTCGAAATTAAACCCATCAATATTTTTCACTTCAATTACTCAATCGAAATGAATTTCAATTTTATGATGAAACACCCCATAGCAGCTATCGTATTATCTTCGTTTAAAAACACTAGAGAAATAATTGGCGTATCTTTTAAGTTAGCAAATAAAAACACATGTGTGGAATAAGCGGGATTATTAATTTCAATGGACTTCAGGATTCATCCAAAGAAGAGTTAGTAAAAATAACCACAGCCCTCTATCATCGGGGGCCAGACAATCAAGGCGTTTATTACTCACCAAATGTATGCTTTGGGCATCGGAGGTTGGCTATCATAGACCTGAATCCAATCGCAAACCAACCTATGAGTGATGAGGCCCAAGAAATAATTGTAAGTTTCAACGGCGAAATTTTCAACCACGCCGAAATAAGAGCTAGTCTGAGTGAAAAGTACAATTTCAAGACTAATCATTCTGACACAGAAGTTATTATCTACGCATTCAAAGAATGGGGAATTGAATGTGTGCATAAATTCGTTGGACAATTTGCCATTGCCCTGTATGACAAAAGGGAAGAAACAGTATACCTCATTCGCGATAGAATCGGCCAAAAACCAATTTATTATACGAGCATTAATGAAAATCTTTACTTCGCTTCTGAAATACAGGCTCTATTTAAATCTGGGAGTATAGTGAAGGAAATTAATCCAACAGCCGTCTATGATTACCTAACATATCTCACAATCAAGGCACCTGAAACGTTCTATCAGAACATCTACAAGCTAGAGGCAGGTATGTATATGACTATTTCGAAGTATGGCACTTCGAAACATCAATATTGGAACGTTAGTGATTACTTAAACAAAATATCCAGATTAGATGAACAAGATATTATTTCAAAAACTGAGGAACTAATTGACTCCTCAATGACATATAGAAATGTTTCGGATGCCCCAATTTCATTTGCTCTAAGCGGTGGATTAGACAGTTCCCTAAATATTTTTTATTCCAAAAAAATCAATCCAGATCTGCTTGCAATTAATATTTCATACTCTGTTAATAACCAATTCAACGAAGATCAAATTGCGGAACAATATTGTAGTGAAAACGATATCCCATTTGTATCAAAAAAAATTGACGAAAAAATATTGGCAGAAAGCCTTAGCGAATATTTAAAGGCTCAAAAAGATGTTCCAATAGGCGACCCGAATTCCGTTTTGATGTTCATTCTATCAAAGATGTCAAGAGAATTGGAGAGAAATGTACTCATGGTTGGAGAGGGTGGTGATGAAATTGGAGGGTATCCAAAATATCTAAAACACCAGAATCGGTTTAATTTAATCAAAAAATTTCCAAGGCTTTTCAAAGCACTTTTCAATAATCCAATCTATGATTTAAAAAAGATGGACTTAATTGAAAATGGGAAAATCGTTTCTGCTGCTCACATTCATGGATTTACTGAATCCGAAAAAAAGAAGTTTTGGAAAAACCGGAAAGTGAGGAGTTCCTTCTCCATATTATTGGATACGATGAATGAAATTAACACCAACACCGATGATGAGTTTTTACGAAAAATTACGAATTTGGAGTATAAAATTCGACTTCCTGAAATGATTCTATCTCGAATTGACTACCCGTCTATGGCAGCAAGCATAGAAGCCCGAAGTCCGTTTGTTGACCACAAATTGGTTGAATTCTCATGTAGTGTGCCTTTTGAAACGAAAATGAAGGATGGCACCGCCAAATACCTTCTAAAAAAAATTGCTAAGAATAAACTCCCTGAATATATTTTAAAGTCCCCTAAAGTAGGCTTTGGACAGCTTCTCACACCATTTTTAAATGAAACTTTACCCATTTGGTTTGAGAAAGAGATTCTAAAAAAATCGAACGCCCCAATTAAAATGTATATCGAAGAAAAGTTCCTAAATAACATGTACAAGAAATCTATGAAAGGAAAAAATGTTGGATTTAAGCTTTGGGTGCTCTATGCCCTCAATTATTGGCTTGAATCAAATAACTCAGAAATATGAATATCCTATATCTGAGAACTCGATACGCATTTGGCCTAAAGGCAGGTGGTAGTGTAACACACACTTCAGGTGTTATAAATGCTCTGGCAGAGAATCATCATGTAGATGTGGTAACAAACGACTTCTTGCCGGAGGTAAAGATTCCTTTGGAAAATATTTCACCAATACGATACAAACTTTTACCAACTGCTATAAATGAGATTTTTTACAATTTCAAACTTATCCGTAGGCTTCGTAAAAAAAAATATTACGATGCCGTTTATCACCGTCTATCTGCCAACTCCTTTTGTGGAGCGTATTTGGCGAACAAATGGGGAACTCCCTTTGTTTTGGAGTATAATGCTTCGGAAGCATGGGGTTTAAAACATTGGAATAAACAAAAGTCGTGGTTTTCTTTATCAGGCTTTGTTCAAAATTTATACAAGAGGTTATTTGAAATTCCAATTGCAACGCACATCGAAAATTATAATATAAAGAAAGCATCGTCCATCATAGTTGTTTCAGATGAATTAAAAAGGTTATTAAAAAATCAGGGCGTATCAGATGACAAGATTATTGTTTATCCTAACGGAGTTGACATAAACAAATATCGACCAGAAATTGATGGTAGTGACATTCGAATGAAATACAACATACCTCAAAATAGTATTGTTTTTGGCTTCATTGGAAGTTTTGGTCAATGGCATGGAATAGAGGTTTTTGCAAAAGCCATAGATGCATTTTTAAAAAAAGATTCAAAAACTAAGTCTTGCTTTTTTTTAATCGGCGATGGAATAAAAATGCCGACCGTTAAAGAAATTCTGGCGAATCATTTAAAAGACGGTTCCGTGATTTTACCCGGCATGATTCCTCAGGAAGAATCTCCTAAATACTTAGCTGCGTGTGACGTATTAGTTTCGCCGCACATACCAAATGAAGATGGCACTCCTTTTTTTGGCTCACCAACCAAACTTTTTGAATATCTTGCCATGGGCAAGGTAATTATTGCCAGTAAATTAGACCAAATAGGGGAAATATTGGCACATGAAGAGAATTCCATACTAACCGAACCTGGAAACGTAGAGCAACTTAAACACACTATTTCCAGCATATCGCAATCGTGGGAAGACGATAGATGGAATAATCTAAGACTCAATGCACGGGAGCTGGCATGTTCAAAATATACTTGGCAAAAACATGTAGATGCAATAATCAACCATATTAAAAGACTTGCTTAGTAAAGAACAATCTTCTTTACCATTACAATTTCGTCTGATTTATTCAAAATTTTTAACAGATAAACGCCCTCGGCAAAATCATACCCTTGTAAGTCAACAAGTTTGCTTCCACTCGAACCAATTAGACTTTGGTACACTAACTGTCCAATATCATTAAATATTTTCAAGGTGTAAATGTCATGATTACATTTTGAAGCATCGACAAAAAGAACATCTCTAGTTGGATTTGGATAAACCATCAATTCACAAGGATTATTAGCCTTTGTGGGTATTTTTATAAACAACGTGTCAGTAACGGCCACCGAAATTGTATCAAATACTGTTACAACACAAGTGTCTGATGAATAACCTGAATACAACATTTCAATCTCTTTGGCAGATAAAGGCCTGTTAAAAATGGAGATATCATCCAAATATCCTTGAAAATACTGAGGTCCGTTACTTCCAGACGAGAAAAAATACTGGGGTTGAGCACCAACAAGCCAATTCATACTTTTATCATATTGAAGATAATCTTGGTTTCCAAAGTCCCCGGAAACTCCATAGTAGTTATGATTCCCTGCAAAAAAACCGTCAAAATACGTTTTACACGTCAAATTCGATGAATTGTCATAAACCAAAGTAATCATATGCCATGAAAAATCATAAATTCTTCCAATTGTGTGGCCAATAGCCCTGTTATTACCCCCAGCCCCAAGTGCTGATTTTACTCCATATAGTTGATCCTCTTGAACACGCATACTTACCCCCCATTCGCCATTATTGCTATTCGTACATGATACCATTACACCAGTTTGATGTTGATTATTATATTTAAACCATAAATTGAGCGTAATGCTACTAGGATATAATGATGACCCGCGACCTAGGTCAATATAATCATTATTCCCATCAAAATAATAAGCAGAGTCCTTTCTCCCATATCTGTCATATGCCAGAGTTGCACCTTTGACCACTCCATTATTTCCCTGATTACTTTCATCATTGGCATTTCCGTTAAATGGCCAATATCCAACCAAACCCTCTTTAATAATTTGAGCTTCGCTGTCAAAAAAAAACATCAAAATACAGTAACAAAAACCTACTTTTAAACGAAAAAAACATTTAAAGGAATTAAGAGAAAATCCGATTTTAAAAAACTCATGTATCACGTTAATTATTTCTTCAAAAATAATCTTCTAGAAACAATTTATTTTGAATTCCTGAATCCACCCTCTATGAATATTTGTAAAACTTAAGTTTGTTGCTTCATTTTCAAATCCCCCAATAACCCAAGGGGTTCCCTTCTTCCAATCAACCTCATGCAGTAAATCCGCTGCATTGAAATTATCCACAATCATCAACTCATCCATAATATATTCCCCATCCAAGGTAATGTTTAATGGAAGTCCAACCCTTTTTTTTACAATAATTTCAT carries:
- the obgE gene encoding GTPase ObgE — protein: MSNPNFIDYVKICCRSGKGGAGSWSLFRDKLNSKGGPDGGDGGAGGSVILKGNAQLWTLLHLKYKKHVICENGVNGLGGRKTGRKGADQILEVPLGTVAKDAETGEIQFEITEDGQTQVLTPGGRGGLGNWNFKSATNQTPRFAQPGEEGREEWKILELKVLADVGLVGFPNAGKSTLLSVVSAAKPEIANYPFTTLVPNLGMVQYRDFKSFVMADIPGIIEGASEGKGLGHRFLRHIERNSILLFLIPADSEDIAKEYKILLSELEKYNEEMLYKDRILAISKSDMLDEELMKEMKNQLPKDVEAIFISSVSGFNIQTLKDLLWNRLNK
- a CDS encoding adenylate kinase, encoding MFNLIIFGPPGAGKGTQSAMLIEKYGLTHLSTGDVFRANIKGETELGVLAKSYMDKGELVPDSVTIAMVEDFVKSHEAKGFIFDGFPRTLSQGEALDEILTKFGTQINVVLALEVDEDELVKRLLERGKSSGRVDDQDETIIRNRFKEYNDKTEPLLAFYEKQNKANRVFGMGEIDEIFGRLCEAIDAKLNS
- a CDS encoding bi-domain-containing oxidoreductase, with product MLQAVVKKGKVLAENVPTPNVSEGSVLIKVVNSCISAGTEMSNVSETGKSLIKRALEQPAEVKNALNFAKENGIMKMIARIKGTLEGGKPTGYSISGIVIGVGKNVKDFSVGDHVTAAGAGIANHAEFVDVPVNLVMKMPQGMDFKTASTVTLGGIAMQGVRRAELTLGEICVVQGAGILGLLAQQMLQASGVRTLVVDLDNHRLEIAKQLGAEAVLNPNIEDIVKKVEAISNGHGADAVIFTAATSSSEPLSTAFKMCKRKGRVVLVGVSGMEINRGDIYKKELDFLISTSYGPGRYDDNYEQKGLDYPYSYVRWTENRNMTEYLRLVHTGAINLEPLLNATYPIEKVEEAFDVLKNGEYPKPIISILDYGVDINLTSIETNEHKIVLNQTPLNKNIINVAMVGVGSFATGMHLPNLQKLSDKFKIKAIVNRTGQKGKAVAQQYSADYATTEINEVLADNDIDLVMITTRHDNHGTLVLQCLEAGKNVFVEKPLCTTREELEAISNFYKDRENAPMLMVGFNRRFSPYAEEIRKHTSTRTNPLMIQYRMNAGYIPLDHWTHEHGGRIVGEACHIIDLMTSFTGSKITSISTEHLTPKTDKMSKHDNRSIVLKYEDGSVCTVQYFAVGSKKLSKEFMEVHFDEKSIIMDDYKFLTGYGLKLKEISSNISKKGQFEELSALYNCLKKGGEWPIPLWDMLQTTGASFEVEEV
- a CDS encoding flippase, producing the protein MKFIGYDLGATLKLPFVKNVIHTLASKWITILIGLVPVMLVTRALGPEGKGKYALIIQTIGVLMQLSNLGLHSSNTYQVSKNRNLLPKLYTNSIAWIISTSGLAFALFAFANYLYPTKVSMFQGGFVYIAIGTLAYFTSIVGQNLNIAIDNIRKVNILNIVAKAITLVLIVVLYYEKNLTLFYAIRIAILEFTILGIANFVIARRSFEKMVYKIDFNVLKPTFTYGLRIYAIGLLGYMVIRSDVYLIKYYLGDGAVGYYSSAVQIIDQISIFAVVISSLLMPKLTSEMDPTERYRLNKRSFNHLLLIMLLGCATAFILSEHIILILFGKEFLAAVASFRVLLLAIFFLSLTTSMSQYLASIGLPSRLIFCWIIVFFVNITFNKFFIPEYGEIGAAYSSLISYFIIFICVIQMVYRHGKKIPKQN
- the asnB gene encoding asparagine synthase (glutamine-hydrolyzing); the protein is MCGISGIINFNGLQDSSKEELVKITTALYHRGPDNQGVYYSPNVCFGHRRLAIIDLNPIANQPMSDEAQEIIVSFNGEIFNHAEIRASLSEKYNFKTNHSDTEVIIYAFKEWGIECVHKFVGQFAIALYDKREETVYLIRDRIGQKPIYYTSINENLYFASEIQALFKSGSIVKEINPTAVYDYLTYLTIKAPETFYQNIYKLEAGMYMTISKYGTSKHQYWNVSDYLNKISRLDEQDIISKTEELIDSSMTYRNVSDAPISFALSGGLDSSLNIFYSKKINPDLLAINISYSVNNQFNEDQIAEQYCSENDIPFVSKKIDEKILAESLSEYLKAQKDVPIGDPNSVLMFILSKMSRELERNVLMVGEGGDEIGGYPKYLKHQNRFNLIKKFPRLFKALFNNPIYDLKKMDLIENGKIVSAAHIHGFTESEKKKFWKNRKVRSSFSILLDTMNEINTNTDDEFLRKITNLEYKIRLPEMILSRIDYPSMAASIEARSPFVDHKLVEFSCSVPFETKMKDGTAKYLLKKIAKNKLPEYILKSPKVGFGQLLTPFLNETLPIWFEKEILKKSNAPIKMYIEEKFLNNMYKKSMKGKNVGFKLWVLYALNYWLESNNSEI
- a CDS encoding glycosyltransferase family 4 protein, producing MNILYLRTRYAFGLKAGGSVTHTSGVINALAENHHVDVVTNDFLPEVKIPLENISPIRYKLLPTAINEIFYNFKLIRRLRKKKYYDAVYHRLSANSFCGAYLANKWGTPFVLEYNASEAWGLKHWNKQKSWFSLSGFVQNLYKRLFEIPIATHIENYNIKKASSIIVVSDELKRLLKNQGVSDDKIIVYPNGVDINKYRPEIDGSDIRMKYNIPQNSIVFGFIGSFGQWHGIEVFAKAIDAFLKKDSKTKSCFFLIGDGIKMPTVKEILANHLKDGSVILPGMIPQEESPKYLAACDVLVSPHIPNEDGTPFFGSPTKLFEYLAMGKVIIASKLDQIGEILAHEENSILTEPGNVEQLKHTISSISQSWEDDRWNNLRLNARELACSKYTWQKHVDAIINHIKRLA
- a CDS encoding T9SS type A sorting domain-containing protein produces the protein MMFFFDSEAQIIKEGLVGYWPFNGNANDESNQGNNGVVKGATLAYDRYGRKDSAYYFDGNNDYIDLGRGSSLYPSSITLNLWFKYNNQHQTGVMVSCTNSNNGEWGVSMRVQEDQLYGVKSALGAGGNNRAIGHTIGRIYDFSWHMITLVYDNSSNLTCKTYFDGFFAGNHNYYGVSGDFGNQDYLQYDKSMNWLVGAQPQYFFSSGSNGPQYFQGYLDDISIFNRPLSAKEIEMLYSGYSSDTCVVTVFDTISVAVTDTLFIKIPTKANNPCELMVYPNPTRDVLFVDASKCNHDIYTLKIFNDIGQLVYQSLIGSSGSKLVDLQGYDFAEGVYLLKILNKSDEIVMVKKIVLY